AGCGACGCACCATGGATGGACTCAGTTGATGACGACGAGCGACTAATGTCGCATTTTGCGTGTCTTGAGCTTCTTGAACAATCTGTTGCTTGAATTCCGGTGAATAGGTTTGACTCATCGTGCACACTCTCTCCTCTAAACTGATAATTATCCTACCAGGAGAGATCGCGATTGTCTCGTCTTCTTAAGGGGCTTAAAAGTAGGTATCCGTGACCGAGCGCGCGCCGCCCGTGCCGAGGGTTTGGGCGGTCGATTGGGTTTGAATCCGATTCCGCCCCCCAAATTTGGACATTTGCGATCTCTTTCACGCGGATACGCATTGGGACATCCTATCAGCCCTACGGGCTGGGACTGGGGGACAGGGGCCCGGGCGTCACTGCGCCCCTGTCCCCCAGTGCAAAAGTCGCTAGCTTTTCTACACTTTGACGGGCATCCCGGTCGCTTGCCCTCCAGCGACGCGTTGTCGCATCGTCGCCGGGGACCAAAATTCTCCGCTCCCATGCAGCCGATCTTGGTTATAAAAGGCAATCCATCGCGTTATGGCCGCATAGGCCTCGCCATATGTGGCCAATGCTTGAGTGAGACACTCGCGCTCCCACGGAGCATGCCACGACTCCATCAAGGCGTTTTTATTCGGCGTGGCCACCGGAATGCGTTCATGTTCCAGACCATAGGCGGCACAAGCCGTTTCGAATGCCTCGGCGATCAACGGGGGGCCATTGTCCGTCCGTAGAACGGGAGGCGTTTGCCATTCCGATTGACGCTGGAGCACCGCGTGTTTTAGAGTTCGCACAACATCCGTCGCCTGACAATGGAGTCCCATGTGGTCAGCAATAATCATGCGGTCACACACATCGATAATGGCTTGGAGATATAAAAACCGATCCTCACCCGCAATATACACATAGGTAATGTCCGTTTGCCAGAGCTGATTGGGAGCCGTAATGATGCGGTTCCGCGCCAGCCGGCGCGGATGCCGGATGCGGCGTTTTCGCTGAGGCCATAATCAGGGTCCCTGTCGAAGGAGGCGATACACCTTTTTGACACGAATCTGTAGATGATAGCGTCGTCGCAAGACCCATGTGATTTTATGATACCCATAGGCCGCGTTCTCCGTCGTCAGAATATCGGTAATCCAGTCCATCATCGGGCCATCGGCAGATCTTTTTCCCCGAGTCATGTCTTTAATCGTTCATTTTCGTCTACCAGACTCATGAGATCGGGGGGATGGTGGGCCGCCTTCACCGCCTCACGCACCCCACGACGCACCATGGATGGACTCAGCTGATGACGACGAGCGACTAAGGTCGCATTTTGCGTGTCTTGAGCTTCTTGAACAATCTGTTGCTTGAATTCCGGTGAATCGGTGTGATGCATCGTGCACACTCTCTCCTCTGAACTGATCATGATCCTACCAGGAGAGATCGCGATTGTCTCGTCTTCTTAAGGGGCTTAAAAGGCATCGGCACGCTCCCCGATTTTGCCGAGGGGAACCCAGGCGTTGGCCGCCAAGGCGGCCGTTTTCGCCTCTTGCGCCGCCCGAAAGGTATCCGGACAACGCGAGAGAAAGCGGAGCGAACGGTCAGCCATCGCCTTTAAGTTGGGGCCCGTGACGAGAGCGGAATCGGCCACATAGACGAGTTGTTGCAGTTGCTGGGGCGAAAAGTCATCGTCTAAGGCCGCAATCATCTCGGCATTGAGGGTTTTATCACTGAGATTCCCGTCTTGCACCGTGCCCACCACGGGAATGCCTTCCCGCGTCCCCAACAGCGTCAGAAGAATTTGACGAAGATCGGGACGATGATCCTTGGAATGGCCATAGGTGGGATGCACTCCGCTTGCCGAGTCAGGGTCCGGATACGTGCCATAGACCGAGCGAGTCGTACGATCCCCGTGGACAAACACCGGATTATCGGGCGTCCACACGTGGTCGTGCAAGAGTGCTCGCGTGGCGACGGCACTGAAAACGGTGGCACCGCCGGCAGCGGCGACTTTGTCCAAAGCGCGTCCGAGCGCATCATCGGTAAAATCGGCCGCGGTGCGGCCGGATCCCAATAACAAGGGCACATCGGTCAACTGAAACTGCGCGTGAACGCGATACAGCGGTTGACGAGCGGTGAGCAAATTGACGATGAGCGCGAAAATCCGTTCACCGGGCGACAGATGGCAACGCTGCGCATCCCACGCAACGGTCTGATTCACGGTCTCGACCAATCCGATTTCCTCACAGAGGGCCCGGATGACCGGTCCGGCGCCCACAACGAGGGGTGTAGGCATGGGTGTGTTCATAAGAGATGACTTCGCCAGGCAAGGCACCATCTCCTTTGCGATCAGCCCCCAAAAAATAATTTTTTGTTCTCACCACGTGCGGAAGGTAAGATTCAACATCATACTCAAGATCCAATCGGTCTTTATAAATTCGCGTAGCGCTTGGTCATCGTTGACAATCTCTTGTGGTAAATTCCACGCCACTGCGACACCTTAGCAGGATTTTCCATCCTCGTTGTCGAAGACTTCCCATGACGACTTAACAACGACCTCCCTGGCGGTGGGTCTTCGGCGTTACGCAGGGCAATGCCCATTCAGAAAAGAGACGCCCACGCCGCACATGGGGCACCCACAGGAATGAAAATGGGGGCCGGCACTCGGGGACGGTACCATATACCGTATCTTGCAAGTCAATGCCGCTAGATACGGTATGGAGCCGGCCAAGAAGTGTTTACGAAGGTTCGTGAGGTTGTCAGCGAACAATGTGGCGAGAATTACAGCTAGGTGTCGCCACCCGTCCGCGGACTAGTTGGATTCAACGGGTGATTGAAAATGGGGAAGAATCATAGGAATGGTAAGTTATTTTAAGAGTTGAGATGTGAATAGTTATCAGAGTGTGCCATTAAACAATCGCAATTTAGGTTATAGGAAGAGGTGGTTTTAGAGTGAGGGTTCGAAAACTTAAGATTTTCGGTTTGTATGACTTGTTTGATTTTGATGTTAGCTTTGAAGATAACGAAACGGTCATTCATGGAATCAATGGTTCTGGCAAAACCGGAATACTGCAGGTACTGGGGTGGTTTGTTACCGGGAACATTGAAAGATTAGCAAACGTGGAATTTACTCAGGCTGGTCTTGAATTCGAAGATGCTGGAGGACATTTGATTGCATATCAGCTAGTACAAGATAAGCGGAGTTCTAAGGTGGAAATCTATAAGAATCAAAAAAAAATCGGACATTACATTCGATCCTCACGTGCTTATGGCGAAAGTCAAGAGGATGAAGACACTTTGCAACAATGGCGAACTGAGTTGAGCCACAGTTTGAGGGCTTCTTTTATTGCCGTTTCCCGTTATGGGGAAACTCGTTTTCGGACTCGTTCGATAATACCCAAGGACCCCTATGACACGGCTTATTCACGAAGTACACGTTCGTCGCTTGAAAATGCTGTGTGGCGTGCGGAAAATATATTCGCCCGAGCACAGGCTGCCGCTACTAACCAAGAACGAGTGGTTTTGACAAAATTGCGCAACGATCTTATTAACCGTATTGCCGAGCCGTTTAGTTTAGATGATAGTACTAAAACTGGTGAATGGGAAGAACGGCTTTTGTCTGTCAGTGAAAAAATCGATCAATATTCAGATCATGGAACAAAATTAATAGATATTGATCCTGACGCGCTGCTTGAGGCAATAGTGGGCGACGATACGAATAAGCGTCTGGCTGCTGTAGCAGTGGTGCAACAATTGGAACGACTTTCAGGGATTATTGGTCGTCATTTTAGCCAAGTCGAGCAAATCAGACAACGGACAAGAAGCTTTGCAGACGCCCTACAAAGCTTCTTTGGAGACACGTACAAATCGGTGACCATAGACGAAAATAGGGCCACCTTGGTATTTACCTATGGGGAAAAGTCATTGTTCCCCAGACACTTTTCCTCCGGTGAAATGGAGATTTTTATCATGTTAACGTATGCCGCATTTGGAGAGGACGGATTAGGACCTCCCGAGTTGCTGATAATTGACGAACCGGAATTATCACTACATACCGCATGGCAGGAGCGTCTATTGCCAACGATAAGGCAATTAAACCCGGTTGGGCAAATAATCATTGCGACCCATTCCCCCGAAATAGCCGCAACAAGCTTGGATCATTTGGTTGCCGTGGCGCCAATAAATGCACCTGCTAAGGAGGGTTTGGTTTGAGCTTTCCTCACCATAAGGGACCCGCGAACTGGGCTAAAGCAGAAATGAATGCAGATAGATATAGCGTTCAATTGTTTTTCGAAGATGAAAAGCTTCAACCTGTTTACGACACCATCGTCCGTAAGTTTCTCAACCAGTCGCAATATGCCGTGTATTGCTTAGGGGGAAAATCGGCTTGTATTAAACGTTGGCACGAAACTCAAAAGAATGGTACGAAGAATTTACGGGTGTTCGTTGTTGATAAAGACTTGGATGATCTGTTGAATGTCATGATAACCGATCCGACAGACACATTGTGGTATTTGAACACACACTCTATAGAAAATGTTTTTTTACACCCAACATTGATTTACCGAGTAGTAGCACTTTTAAGAAATATTGAATTGAGACAGATCACAACACTTGTTGATATTGATGCATGGATTTCCCAAAGACGGCCCATTATTGTTGAGCTTGTTCAATCTGCGTTCCTAGCTCAGAAGCTTAACCTCAATGACATTGTTATTAATGATACCGATTTCGCAAATTTAGGCGAGGGGCTAATTGAAGATAAGGTCCATAACGTTGTCGTTGAAATATCGCATCGCGTAACGCAATCAGTTTCGTGGCAATTTCACGAGGAATTTCAGGAGATATCCCAAGATAAGCGTCACTGGTTCGGCAAGACGTTGATGCGGGACCTCATATGTCAGTGCTATAAAGATGTAAGACAAAGACCACCGGAGCATGTTGTTCTTCATCATTGTGCGGAATTAATAACATCGGATCTCCTCGGAGTACTAGGACAAAAATTGGAGGCTCTGTCCAAAAGGCTCCAACTTGCTTAAATTGCGACTTAATTATTGCGGTCTCTTATCAGAAATACCGATGACGTCGGAATTCGTTTTGTTTCACAAACGACCGTTTTGGCACACCTGGCGTTTCATAATAGACATGAAGCTTGAGTTCTGCAACGCTAGAGGGGGAGGAATCGTCATGTTCATTGGGTACGTCCGCGTGTCGACCGCCGAGCAAACACTGGCCTTGCCAAGAAGACGCGCTGCAGCAGGTGGGCTGTGAAAAATCTTTCGGGATGCGATGTCCGGCAACACTACAGAGCGCCTGGGTCTTTCTGAGGCGCTAGCTATGCTCGATCGAGGGATGTCCTGGTCGTCTGGAAACTCGATCGGTTGGGACGGTCCCTGGCACATCTGATCCAAGTCGTCCAGCAACTGCATACGGAGGGCATCGGGTTTCGGAGTCACCAAGAAAACATGGACGCCACAACGGCGGGCGATCAGCTTATTTTTCACATTTTTGGGGCCCTGTCCGAGTTTGAGCGCGCACTGACTCGGGAGCATACTGAGGCGGGTTTGGCGGCTGCACGGGCTCGCGGGAGGATAGGAGGCCGGCCCCCGCGATTGTCCGCCGACCAGATTCGGATGGCGCAGCGATAATTGCAGGATCCCGACCTGACGATGAGGGAGGTGGCCCATGCCTTTCATTTGTCACGAACTACACTCTACCGAGCATTGAAACAGGCAGCACGGGGGTGATGACAAAGCCATCCCCATCCATCTCAGCAACGTACCCAAACAGGATCTTCATCACTCGTTACCTATATTCAAAGAACCGCAAGCGGATTCGTAAAGAGTAGAGTTGGCACCGTGAATTACTTCAATAGAAAGGGGCAAGTACAATATGAGTAACGGAGGATTTACCCTTCGCCAAGGTCTTAGTCTGAGGTGGCATTTGAAAAAAGGAACGCGTAGCTGTCATCCGGAATCATCAGCGCTAACGCTTCACCTCTCCGTTGGGCCATTAAATCCTGTTCCCAGTCAACACAACCGAAAATCAGTGATTCAGATTCATTTAGGGTACCAACCCAGTCAATACTGTTCTGTGCAGGTTCATCAATTGCTGTCCTTTCAGTCGCGATTTATCGTAAGAACGGGTTCCAATCAAGGAGATGAAACCTATCCATTAGGATTGCTAGAATTCCAAGACCAATCGAATTTTATAAACTTTGGTCAATGGGCTACTGATGCCCCATCGTGGGGACATTGGGTCTGGAAACTATCGGCTGACGATTTATGGCTTATGCATCGCATTTGTGGATCTCAAAAAGACGACGTGCATCCGATTTTCCAATGCTGGGGATCAGCTATCGTGTCCAGCGAAACCTCGACGAATGACGATTCAACAGAGTTGGCGACATTTACAGCAGAAGGATGGCTCCGAATTCCAGCATCAGATTGGGCAAAAATCGCTGAAACGACCACTATCCTTCCTGCTAAGGTCCCAATGCCAATATTCTCGGGATTTGATCTTCAAACTCTGGAGGATCGTTTTAAAGAATTACAGGATGCTCGGAGAGCATTAGGCGAGGGGCGGGGCCACGACGCTGTAGCTAAATGCTTTGACGTACTCACGAACGTTGCGGAAACCATAGGAGAAGAACCGAGCCCTCCCATTTTTCTGTCTAACACATGGAAACGCGTGCTAGAAAAACTGGATGAGAAACCTAACCAGCGAATTATAGACAAAAAGTGGCGAGATAGGCAGGGCGCATTGCAGGATCTGCTCTATGGAATCAGTTCTGTTTGCAATACTCTCGGTCACCACGCAGGGCAGCAATCCGATCCCAATGGACATCCCACCGACGAATCGTTGGACCAATGGGAGGCCGACGTATTCGTGACCATGGCGTATCTGGCGGTGTATTATCTTCAACAACGCCAAAGCAATCAAAATCAAAAGCGTTCCCATTAGGTGTAGTCCTCGCAATCGTCCATTACCTGTGAAACTAGGAGGTAGTTGTTGTGATCTGTTCACATAGTTGGAAGGATATTACGTTTTTGGGGTCCGGAGCAGGAAAAGTTCATCAGCAGTGTATGCGGTGTAACGCAACCCGGACCATCGACTGTCCCAAACATGAATGGTAACCAATTGGTGTCTTTGGGTCGGGTTCCCCCATTATGAAAATGTGTTCTCGATGCGGACTTCAAGGTTAGTGGATCGGTCGGACCGACAACGACTTTCTTTTAGAGCTTGTGTAGCAGTGGACCCAAAACCGGAATAAGGACGTCGTTGAAATGATTACTCGGCCACGAGAGGGCTTGAGGTCGTATAACCATCCTGTGTCACTGCTAATCATCACCCGCCATGGTGGTATCGCAGATCACACATGGCTCGTGGTCGTCGGTATCACGCTGGAGGGCTACAAAGTCGTCCTGGGTCTCTGGATTGGCGAACACATGGCGATCAGATGTTAAGAAACTTATTCTGCCGATTCGACCACAAGTATTAATGTCGCGGTTTAAATGGGCCAAATGTCGTTTTTTTAGATGCCGCGTAGCGAACGAACTCCCTTCAATATAAAGGCGCGTAGTGGAGCCCAAAACTCAGGTTGTTCGCAACTTGCCTCTTGAACGTCTCGAGTTATCTTATCTTACCTTCCGCACGTGGTGAGAACAAAAAAATTATTTTTTGGGGGCTGATCGCAAAGGAGATGGTGCCTTGCCTGGCGAAGTCATCTCTTATGAACACACCCATGCCTACACCCCTCGTTGTGGGCGCCGGACCGGTCATCCGGGCCCTCTGTGAGGAAATCGGATTGGTCGAGGCCGTGAATCAGACCGTTGCGTGGGATGCGCAGCGTTGCCATCTGTCGCCCGGTGAACGGATTTTCGCGCTCATCGTCAATTTGCTCACCGCTCGTCAACCGCTGTATCGCGTTCACGCGCAGTTTCAGTTGACCGATGTGCCCTTGTTATTGGGATCCGGCCGCACCGCGGCCGATTTTACCGATGATGCGCTCGGACGCGCTTTGGACAAAGTCGCCGCTGCCGGCGGTGCCACCGTTTTCAGTGCCGTCGCCACGCGAGCGCTCTTGCACGACCACTATTAAGCCCCCTAACAAAGCTGGACAAAATGACGCGATAACGGGCGTGGGTGAGGGTCTCGCTGGAGGCGGAGAACGGGGCATGATAGGCTGGAATCGATTAAGCTATACCTCTTTGTCCCTATCATGTCCTGAGAGGATCCGGGTTCCGCGATCCATGACCGGTCTAGGTCTAGAATTAGGGGGTTAAATCGCTATTAGGAATCTCATTAAACGGTCGAAGGATGGGCGAGAGTGCGAGCAGGACTAAGAGAGCTTAAAGAAGAAGGATATATCCAAGAAGTCATCGTGCGGAATGAACGCGGTCAAATCATCAAACACGAATATATAGTCTTTGAAGCACCAGATCCGGAAAATCCGGATCTGGATGAAAGACCACTTCCGGATTTTCCGGATCTGACAAAACCGGATACGGCAAACCCGCCACTACTAATAAATAAAGAAACTAATGAAAAAATACACACAAACGATAAGTGTGTTTTGAATAAACCTGATTTTTTGTCGCAGACCACGTGGCGGCGGTTTCTCAAGCGATATGGTGGGGAGCGCGTCCAAGAAGTACTAGGTTGGGTGGCCATCATCCAACCCGAGAATCCGGCGGGCTATGTGACCATGGCGTTAAAGGATGGGTGGATCGAGCCGGCAACCGTTCGCCAAGCCCGGGTGAAACGCGCACAAGCCGAACAGGCCGCGCAAGCGCAGCGTCAGGCGCAGGCGGAAGCCGAGGCGCTCAAGGCGCGGCAAGCCCAGGAGCTAGAGGTGCTTTACGCGTGGTGGACGCACTTGGCGCCGGAGATCCAAGATCGGTTAAGGGAGACGGTCGGCGTCGACGATGTGGTGCGGGCGGGATTGTCGGCGTTTGTGGCACCCACCATTCTGATGCAGCCCGATCCTACGCAGCCGAGTCCATTGTGGCTCAAAGTCGCCCGGCATAAAATGCAGGAGCAGGGTATGGGGATACCAGGCCGGGGTGATTGAGACGCGAGGTGAAACCCGTCTCTAAAAGTTCATGACCCCCGTATGGAATGAAAGGGGTCTGCTATGGTGTGTTTTGGCCCGTGTTAATGGTTATTGAGCCTTTTGTGCCTTGTTTCGCAGTTGTGTTAAAAGATCGTGCAATCGGCTGGCGTCATGGCCGTCGTGCTGCGGGATAAATTGCGCACGGATGGCCATAGAGACCTGACTTAAATCGGGAATCTCGCTGTAGTCGATAGGTTTATGGGTCAAATCCCCAATGTTTTTTCTCACGATGATTCCCCCTTCGCATAGACATGACTCGAATAACGAGGAAAAAGCGAAATAGCGCTACAAGACGCTATTTCTCATACGCTTTAATTTGTGGGGTCTTCAGGCTATAAAGGTTCGCGGCCCGAAAGCCTGAAAATCCAAAGCCCCCGATTCGTCAAGCTGAACCGGTCCCGTCCGAGTGTACCCCACTCGGGCGGTTTTTATGTGGCATTTATTATCATTTATTATCATCTTTTTTATAGCGTTTTGTGTTTTCTTTGTCAACGAGAGGAATAACAAGCCTCGTGTTAATGGTCCTATGCGGTGGGTGTCGCTGCTTATTCCGTGGTAGGCGGTTCTGGGGACGTGCGGGCTAAGGCGGTATGGCGTGGGGCCCGGCTGAGATTTTTTTGATGCGTGCGTTGAAAGATTTCAGCAATGGTGTCGGCATCCCACCCCATTTCGACGGCCCATCCAATCATGAGATAGAGCACATCGCCCCACTCATTTTGCATGGCGGTCCAATCGGCGTCGGTAAAGCCATGGTTTGCGCCTTTGGACGATTTGGTCACAGTTTCCGAGAGTTCTCCGATTTCTTGGATTAAGAGAGCGAGACGGAGTAGTAAATCGTTACGGTTCCCAGTGCCCACGACAAAATGGTTAAGATGGTGAAATGTTCTCACGGCGTTTAATAACATATTCAACGAAATGTTGGAGTCGTGTTTCTCATTGCGGAAAGCGGCAAGACGTTCCTCGAGGCTTTTTCGTTCTATTTGTTCTTTGCCTCGGGCATCGCGTCGAGTGGTTAATTTTCCCTTTTTTATGAGCGCTTGGATGCGTGTGGGTGTAACCCCTAGCATGCGGGCAGCTTCCGCTTTGGTTATTAAATCTTTCATAAAATGGGGGACAGCTAAGCCAATAGGCTGCTGTCCCGTCCCTCCCTTCGAGAATTAGTATCCTTCAGCATCTAAAAAGGCTTCGATTGATTCATAATTTTCCATTATCACACGATTGACTTGTGGTGAACCAAAAGGCCCATCGAATGCTTCGCCTCGTTGACTCCGAATAAACGCTTCATTACTACCATAATTGGCTGCAATGGCATTCGCGACAGCAATTTGATCGTGTCCTGGTAGAAAATGTCTATTGCTATTTGTTTCCCCATCACAATAACACCTGCACTGCATGTGAGATGTCCTCCCTTTTTATTGGATTTTTTGGATGCATATGCAGCATAGCACGAAATCTCATGAAACGCAACTGAGTGTTATAAACTTAGTATATTTTTTTGGATTAGCGAGTACCAGCCTGAAAAAGAAGAAATAGCGCCATAAGACACTATTTCTGATTTGTTTTTATTTGTTGGGATCTTCAGGTTTTACGGTTTGCGCCCAGAAAGCCTGAACCGGTCCGTTCGAGCTTATTCGCTTCGGACGGTTTTTAGGCATTCAGCTAGTCGTAGGATAGATGAGATGTAGAAGGTGCTATTTTCTTTAACGTCTAGCGGCATTAAAGCGATGTAAAGAAATTCATTTTATGTTTATATATTCTTTATACCCAAATCCTTGTGTATGCAGATTCCATTCTTTGATGTGTAAACTGAATGGACGGTTATCCTCAATGTTTAGATAAGCGTCCAGTTCCATATCTTTACCGTCTTCAGAGATTTTTCCGGTCACATGGCGAAGAGAAATAATAAATTTTTCATTAGTATTAATTAAAATTTCTAAT
This genomic interval from Sulfobacillus thermosulfidooxidans DSM 9293 contains the following:
- a CDS encoding helix-turn-helix domain-containing protein, yielding MKDLITKAEAARMLGVTPTRIQALIKKGKLTTRRDARGKEQIERKSLEERLAAFRNEKHDSNISLNMLLNAVRTFHHLNHFVVGTGNRNDLLLRLALLIQEIGELSETVTKSSKGANHGFTDADWTAMQNEWGDVLYLMIGWAVEMGWDADTIAEIFQRTHQKNLSRAPRHTALARTSPEPPTTE
- a CDS encoding transposase; the encoded protein is MHHTDSPEFKQQIVQEAQDTQNATLVARRHQLSPSMVRRGVREAVKAAHHPPDLMSLVDENERLKT
- a CDS encoding recombinase family protein, with the translated sequence MGRSLAHLIQVVQQLHTEGIGFRSHQENMDATTAGDQLIFHIFGALSEFERALTREHTEAGLAAARARGRIGGRPPRLSADQIRMAQR
- a CDS encoding IS3 family transposase; this translates as MTRGKRSADGPMMDWITDILTTENAAYGYHKITWVLRRRYHLQIRVKKVYRLLRQGP
- a CDS encoding DDE-type integrase/transposase/recombinase — its product is MYIAGEDRFLYLQAIIDVCDRMIIADHMGLHCQATDVVRTLKHAVLQRQSEWQTPPVLRTDNGPPLIAEAFETACAAYGLEHERIPVATPNKNALMESWHAPWERECLTQALATYGEAYAAITRWIAFYNQDRLHGSGEFWSPATMRQRVAGGQATGMPVKV
- a CDS encoding AAA family ATPase produces the protein MRVRKLKIFGLYDLFDFDVSFEDNETVIHGINGSGKTGILQVLGWFVTGNIERLANVEFTQAGLEFEDAGGHLIAYQLVQDKRSSKVEIYKNQKKIGHYIRSSRAYGESQEDEDTLQQWRTELSHSLRASFIAVSRYGETRFRTRSIIPKDPYDTAYSRSTRSSLENAVWRAENIFARAQAAATNQERVVLTKLRNDLINRIAEPFSLDDSTKTGEWEERLLSVSEKIDQYSDHGTKLIDIDPDALLEAIVGDDTNKRLAAVAVVQQLERLSGIIGRHFSQVEQIRQRTRSFADALQSFFGDTYKSVTIDENRATLVFTYGEKSLFPRHFSSGEMEIFIMLTYAAFGEDGLGPPELLIIDEPELSLHTAWQERLLPTIRQLNPVGQIIIATHSPEIAATSLDHLVAVAPINAPAKEGLV
- a CDS encoding DUF4435 domain-containing protein; the protein is MSFPHHKGPANWAKAEMNADRYSVQLFFEDEKLQPVYDTIVRKFLNQSQYAVYCLGGKSACIKRWHETQKNGTKNLRVFVVDKDLDDLLNVMITDPTDTLWYLNTHSIENVFLHPTLIYRVVALLRNIELRQITTLVDIDAWISQRRPIIVELVQSAFLAQKLNLNDIVINDTDFANLGEGLIEDKVHNVVVEISHRVTQSVSWQFHEEFQEISQDKRHWFGKTLMRDLICQCYKDVRQRPPEHVVLHHCAELITSDLLGVLGQKLEALSKRLQLA